In one Phyllostomus discolor isolate MPI-MPIP mPhyDis1 chromosome 8, mPhyDis1.pri.v3, whole genome shotgun sequence genomic region, the following are encoded:
- the LOC114515006 gene encoding gamma-aminobutyric acid receptor-associated protein has protein sequence MKFVYKEEHPFEKRRSEGEKIRKKYPDRVPVIVEKAPKARIGDLDKKKYLVPSDLTVGQFYFLIRKRIHLRAEDALFFFVNNVIPPTSATMGQLYQEHHEEDFFLYIAYSDESVYGL, from the exons ATGAAGTTCGTGTATAAAGAGGAGCATCCGTTCGAGAAGCGCCGCTCTGAGGGCGAGAAGATCCGAAAGAAATACCCGGACCGGGTCCCG GTAATAGTAGAAAAGGCTCCCAAAGCTCGGATAGGAGACCTGGACAAAAAGAAATACCTGGTGCCTTCTGATCTTACAG TTGGTCAGTTCTATTTCTTGATCCGGAAGCGAATTCATCTCCGAGCTGAGGatgccttgtttttctttgtcaacAATGTCATTCCACCCACCAGTGCCACGATGGGTCAACTGTACCAG GAACACCATGAAGAAGACTTCTTTCTATACATTGCCTACAGTGATGAAAGTGTCTATGGCCTGTGA